Proteins from a single region of Nerophis ophidion isolate RoL-2023_Sa linkage group LG10, RoL_Noph_v1.0, whole genome shotgun sequence:
- the faah2b gene encoding fatty-acid amide hydrolase 2-B yields MAPSVMESLLKWLFDAVTGLSFLLFRLLSRRTTFGGGKKLPPTKHPLLKVSATQLARKIRRREVSSVEVVQAYIDRIQEVNPLINAVVKDRFSAALQEAAQVDKLIDEEAGGEDVLEHRLPFLGVPFSVKESFGLQGMPFTTGIISRRGTVAVADAPPVALMKRAGAIPLGVTNTSEGCMWSESNNHLYGITSNPYDLERIPGGSSGGEGSLLAAAGAVMGMGSDIGGSIRMPCFFNGIFGHKTTPGVVSNDNQYPPYTGRHAEYVSSGPMCRYAEDLLPMLRIMAGPNAHMLSLSKRVEIKKLRFFTIPDDGGSILTSPVSEELKRIQRKVVERLETDLGVTVQEVHFPGLRYSFQIWNAFMTLPDKDGKPPDSFAKVLGEADRPVWPLWEILKRIMGKSEHTVPAIGLTFVEKIQASKPSTFIIQTKEKLQKELEELLGTDGVILYPSHTRVAPKHHHPLFRPLDFAYTGILNILGLPITQCPLGLNEEGLPLGVQVVTGKLQDRQSLAVALYLEKAFGGWREPGAN; encoded by the exons ATGGCCCCGAGCGTCATGGAAAGCCTCCTGAAATGGCTCTTCGACGCAGTGACTGGGTTGTCATTCTTGCTCTTTAGGCTTCTGTCGCGCCGGACAACCTTCGGCGGTGGCAAGAAGCTGCCGCCCACCAAGCACCCGCTCCTTAAAGTGTCTGCGACGCAACTCGCTCGAAAGATCCGACGAAGAGAG gtgtCCAGTGTGGAGGTGGTCCAGGCTTACATTGACAGGATCCAGGAAGTCAACCCTCTAATAAATGCTGTGGTCAAAGACAG GTTTTCCGCAGCGCTCCAGGAAGCGGCGCAGGTTGACAAGCTGATCGACGAGGAAGCGGGAGGAGAGGATGTGCTGGAGCACCGACTGCCCTTCCTCGGTGTGCCTTTCTCAGTCAAAGAGTCTTTCGGCCTTCAGG GCATGCCTTTCACGACGGGCATCATCTCCAGGCGAGGAACTGTGGCTGTCGCCGACGCACCCCCCGTGGCCCTGATGAAGCGGGCGGGCGCCATCCCGCTGGGCGTCACCAACACCAGCGAGGGCTGCATGTGGTCTGAGTCGAACAACCACCTTTATGGGATCACAAGCAACCCGTACGACCTGGAGAGGATACCGGGAGGCAGCTCAG GTGGAGAGGGCAGTTTGCTGGCCGCGGCGGGCGCAGTCATGGGGATGGGCTCGGACATTGGCGGCAGCATCCGTATGCCCTGCTTCTTCAATGGAATATTTGGCCACAAGACCACCCCTG GTGTTGTGTCTAATGACAATCAGTACCCTCCCTACACGGGCCGACACGCCGAGTACGTCAGCAGTGGGCCCATGTGCCGATACGCCGAAGACTTGCTGCCCATGCTGAGAATCATGGCGGGACCGAACGCTCACAT GCTGTCCTTGAGTAAGAGGGTGGAAATTAAGAAGCTGCGGTTCTTCACCATCCCTGATGACGGCGGCTCTATTCTGACCAGTCCCGTCAGTGAAGAGCTCAAACGGATCCAGAGGAAG GTGGTGGAGCGTCTGGAAACAGATCTGGGGGTGACTGTCCAAGAGGTGCACTTCCCAGGGCTTCGATATAGCTTCCAGATCTGGAATGCCTTTATGACTCTTCCTGACAAAGATGGCAAG CCTCCTGATTCCTTTGCTAAGGTGTTGGGAGAGGCAGACCGGCCTGTGTGGCCTCTATGGGAGATCCTGAAACGCATAATGGGCAAATCAGAACACACCGTTCCTGCTATTG GTTTGACTTTCGTGGAGAAGATTCAAGCATCCAAACCATCCACCTTCATTATCCAGACGAAGGAGAAGCTTCAGAAAGAATTGGAAGAGTTGCTGGGGACTGATGGAGTGATTCTTTACCCATCACACACCAGAGTGGCCCCCAAACATCACCACCCCCTTTTTCGACCCTTGGACTTTGCCTACACTG GGATCTTAAATATTCTGGGCCTGCCTATCACCCAGTGTCCTTTGGGGCTGAATGAGGAGGGTCTCCCGCTGGGTGTGCAGGTGGTGACGGGAAAGCTGCAGGATCGTCAGTCCCTGGCCGTGGCGCTCTACCTGGAGAAGGCCTTTGGGGGTTGGAGGGAACCCGGGGCCAACTAG